A part of Candidatus Micrarchaeia archaeon genomic DNA contains:
- a CDS encoding ankyrin repeat domain-containing protein, with protein MNGNTTTVRVHSTSHIQNNPPPRIQRSRFGLLVERITHALFSSRQSHIAGRQLLYYAGQGNAGMVRSLLGIGRSFAKPAYMEARDKWKQTPLMRACASRHDCSEAIEVLLGQGADVNSKDKKGRTPLMLVLGEGKDQLVQAMIKLDANVNARDKNRDTPLVHAAQDADARVVKTLLEAGAKPNARNKSRQTALMWASFFGCEETVKALLEKKWKTDLDIRDSEGQTALFWAVESENPGIVKLLLGHRANPRLKDKKRRTALDIAKSKSEPNEEIIRLLEENSKIPPVRAA; from the coding sequence ATGAACGGCAATACCACCACGGTAAGAGTGCATTCCACCAGCCATATCCAGAATAATCCCCCTCCACGCATACAGCGTTCCCGCTTCGGCCTGCTCGTGGAGCGCATAACCCATGCTCTTTTCAGCTCCAGACAATCCCACATAGCCGGGCGCCAGCTTCTGTACTACGCCGGCCAGGGAAATGCCGGCATGGTGCGTTCCCTTCTCGGCATCGGGCGCTCCTTCGCCAAGCCGGCATACATGGAGGCGCGCGACAAATGGAAACAGACCCCGCTCATGCGCGCCTGCGCTTCCAGGCACGATTGCAGCGAAGCGATTGAAGTCCTGCTTGGGCAGGGCGCGGACGTGAACTCAAAAGACAAGAAAGGCAGGACTCCGCTCATGCTGGTGCTCGGAGAGGGAAAAGACCAGTTGGTCCAGGCCATGATAAAACTGGATGCGAACGTGAACGCGCGCGACAAAAACCGCGATACTCCGCTCGTGCATGCAGCCCAGGATGCAGACGCCCGGGTGGTAAAAACCCTTCTCGAAGCCGGTGCGAAGCCTAATGCAAGGAACAAATCCAGGCAGACCGCGCTCATGTGGGCCTCCTTCTTCGGGTGCGAGGAAACCGTGAAAGCACTTCTGGAAAAGAAATGGAAAACCGACCTGGACATTCGGGATTCGGAAGGCCAGACCGCGCTTTTTTGGGCAGTGGAATCAGAAAATCCGGGAATCGTGAAACTGCTTCTCGGGCACCGTGCGAATCCGCGACTGAAAGACAAGAAACGCCGCACCGCGCTGGACATCGCTAAATCCAAATCAGAGCCGAACGAAGAAATAATCCGCCTGCTCGAAGAAAACAGTAAAATCCCCCCAGTGCGCGCTGCCTGA
- a CDS encoding AAA family ATPase: MDARKPNPVDARMYYQLGNDYYERGDYEKAIENYNTSILLNPIFSEAYFNRALSYYQLKNYDRSVSDYTKSAELDPNNPIIYNNRGDAYYKKQDFQSAIKDYDKAISLNANYLKAFYNRGLCYASLEEYDKAVADFGKVIELKADFAEAWHLRGLAYEYGGDLDNSVKDYEKAIDLNPELSEAKAHLEAVKAKKQQAGGESGGTAGSDIKMLQKPKMNFNDVAGMHKMKEEIKEAIVYPMINPELARKYGKLAGGGIMMYGPPGCGKTYIVKAAAGECTANFINAKLSDLLDMYVGNTEKNIHKVFELARKNSPCVLFFDEVDALGGRRDQQEGTQYMKMAVNQLLYEMDGIEAANQNVLVIAATNAPWDVDPALRRSGRFGKAIYIPEPDFTSRKAIVQMHAKKRPLARFIPYYRIAIATIGYASADLKALVEEAATIPWKEAFLAIEKKKQAYIAAGKTPEEAQQTAEKEVKQRVINSSDFIKALRKKPSSLPPWFEQAKKQIGKQEELTVVDGKEHKKITDSKMGPGEKEAFKDLLSVINTRNQWYNKIMYRTIREVALIIPFPF; encoded by the coding sequence ATGGACGCCAGGAAACCCAACCCAGTTGACGCCAGGATGTACTACCAGCTGGGCAACGATTACTACGAAAGGGGGGATTACGAAAAGGCGATAGAGAACTACAACACGTCCATTTTGCTCAACCCGATATTTTCCGAGGCTTATTTCAACAGGGCGCTCAGCTACTACCAGCTCAAGAACTACGACCGCTCGGTTTCAGACTACACGAAGAGCGCAGAACTGGACCCGAACAACCCTATCATATACAATAATCGGGGCGACGCGTACTATAAGAAGCAGGATTTCCAGAGCGCGATAAAGGATTACGACAAGGCGATAAGCCTGAACGCGAATTACCTCAAGGCATTCTACAACAGGGGGCTGTGCTACGCATCCCTCGAGGAGTACGACAAGGCGGTCGCGGATTTCGGAAAAGTGATTGAGCTCAAGGCTGATTTCGCCGAGGCCTGGCACCTCAGGGGGCTCGCGTACGAGTACGGCGGGGACCTGGACAACTCCGTAAAGGATTACGAGAAGGCAATAGATTTGAACCCTGAGCTCAGCGAGGCGAAGGCGCATCTTGAGGCCGTGAAGGCGAAAAAACAGCAGGCAGGAGGGGAGTCCGGCGGAACCGCGGGCTCGGACATAAAGATGCTCCAGAAGCCGAAGATGAACTTCAACGACGTAGCAGGTATGCACAAGATGAAGGAGGAGATAAAGGAGGCCATTGTTTACCCGATGATTAATCCGGAACTTGCGAGGAAGTACGGAAAGCTCGCAGGAGGCGGGATAATGATGTACGGGCCCCCGGGATGCGGGAAAACGTACATAGTGAAGGCAGCCGCAGGGGAGTGCACCGCGAACTTCATAAACGCCAAGCTTTCCGACCTGCTGGACATGTACGTGGGCAACACTGAAAAGAACATCCATAAGGTTTTCGAGCTCGCGAGGAAAAATTCGCCGTGCGTGCTCTTCTTCGACGAAGTGGACGCGCTCGGGGGAAGGAGGGACCAGCAGGAAGGGACCCAGTATATGAAGATGGCCGTGAACCAGCTGCTTTACGAGATGGACGGAATAGAAGCGGCGAACCAGAACGTGCTGGTCATCGCGGCGACCAACGCGCCCTGGGACGTGGACCCTGCGCTCAGGAGGAGCGGGAGGTTCGGAAAGGCGATATACATACCAGAGCCGGACTTCACTTCGAGGAAGGCGATTGTGCAGATGCACGCGAAAAAGAGGCCGCTGGCGAGGTTCATACCGTACTACAGGATTGCGATTGCGACAATAGGGTATGCGTCTGCTGACTTGAAGGCGCTGGTGGAAGAAGCGGCTACCATACCCTGGAAGGAGGCTTTCCTCGCGATAGAGAAGAAGAAGCAAGCGTACATAGCCGCGGGCAAGACCCCGGAGGAGGCCCAGCAGACTGCGGAGAAGGAGGTCAAGCAGAGAGTGATAAATTCGTCGGATTTCATAAAGGCGCTCAGGAAGAAGCCGAGCTCGCTCCCGCCGTGGTTCGAGCAGGCCAAGAAGCAGATAGGCAAGCAGGAGGAGCTCACTGTGGTGGACGGAAAGGAGCACAAGAAGATTACGGACAGCAAGATGGGCCCGGGTGAGAAGGAGGCGTTCAAGGACCTGCTCAGCGTGATAAACACCAGGAACCAATGGTACAACAAGATAATGTACAGGACCATACGGGAAGTGGCGCTCATCATCCCGTTTCCGTTCTAA
- the priS gene encoding DNA primase catalytic subunit PriS → MPDPETVFVLRLFSNYYSKAEIQVPGLEKREFGFGTEKKIDSRHMAFNSPAEFRSFLVNNTPLYVSHSVAYYSMPKATPMERKGWLGSDLVFDLDMEAKGRYISPAEIASVRSDAVRLIEEFIIPDFGVDKSEISANFSGNRGFHIHVYDKRFSKLKGDERKEIIDYIKGAGLDYESFFSRQEAGSQGGRTVYRESGPAPSGSGYSGRFAKRVLAALEGEPERLSRIFRSEQKRDAFAEGIRNGNWSLRKITPGVDRKLREMAQELALRTVNIDSGVTLDHTKLIRVADSIHGGTGLRAKKVPLSELGSFEPMHSALALSSKPMKIIALEEIPALEMGSTTHGPFAKGQTAEVPEYFAVYLKMKGSAKLLLGKQ, encoded by the coding sequence TACTATTCGAAAGCTGAAATCCAGGTCCCAGGGCTGGAAAAAAGGGAGTTCGGCTTCGGCACAGAGAAAAAAATAGATTCCAGGCACATGGCCTTCAACAGCCCTGCCGAGTTCCGCTCCTTCCTGGTGAACAACACCCCGCTCTACGTTTCGCACAGCGTCGCGTACTACTCAATGCCCAAGGCCACGCCCATGGAGAGGAAGGGCTGGTTGGGTTCAGACCTGGTTTTCGATTTGGACATGGAGGCGAAGGGCCGGTACATCTCCCCTGCGGAAATCGCGAGCGTGCGCTCGGACGCGGTGCGCCTCATAGAGGAATTCATAATCCCGGATTTCGGAGTGGACAAGAGCGAGATTTCAGCGAATTTCTCCGGGAACAGGGGCTTCCACATCCACGTTTACGACAAGCGCTTCTCGAAGCTGAAAGGGGACGAGCGCAAGGAGATAATAGATTACATAAAAGGCGCCGGGCTGGACTACGAGTCCTTTTTTTCCAGGCAGGAAGCCGGCAGCCAGGGAGGCAGGACAGTGTACCGCGAATCAGGCCCTGCCCCGAGCGGCTCAGGCTATTCCGGCAGGTTCGCCAAGCGCGTCCTCGCAGCCCTGGAAGGCGAACCAGAGCGCCTGAGCAGGATTTTCAGGAGCGAGCAGAAGAGAGATGCGTTCGCGGAAGGAATCCGGAACGGCAACTGGAGCCTGAGGAAAATCACCCCTGGCGTGGACAGGAAACTGCGCGAGATGGCCCAGGAGCTCGCGCTCCGCACGGTGAACATAGACAGCGGGGTGACGCTGGACCACACCAAGCTCATACGCGTCGCGGACAGCATACACGGGGGCACAGGATTGCGCGCCAAGAAAGTCCCTCTTTCAGAACTCGGCTCGTTCGAGCCCATGCACAGCGCTCTCGCGCTTTCTTCCAAGCCAATGAAAATCATTGCTCTCGAGGAAATACCAGCGCTTGAAATGGGCAGCACGACCCACGGGCCTTTCGCGAAGGGCCAAACAGCGGAGGTTCCGGAATACTTTGCAGTCTACCTTAAAATGAAGGGAAGCGCGAAGCTGCTCCTGGGGAAGCAGTAA